A genomic stretch from Physeter macrocephalus isolate SW-GA chromosome 12, ASM283717v5, whole genome shotgun sequence includes:
- the SMYD1 gene encoding histone-lysine N-methyltransferase SMYD1 isoform X1 has product MTIGGMENVEVFTSEGKGRGLKATKEFWAADVIFAERAYSAVVFDSLVNVVCHTCFQRQEKLHRCGQCKFAHYCDRTCQKDAWLNHKNECSAIKRYGKVPNENIRLAARVMWRVEREGSGLTEGCLVSVDDLQNHVEHFGEEARKELRGDVDTFLLYWPPQSQQFSMQYISRIFGVINCNGFTLSDQRGLQAVGVGIFPNLGLVNHDCWPNCTVIFNNGNHEAVKSMFHTQMRIELRALGKISEGEELTVSYIDFLNVSEERKKQLKRQYYFDCTCEHCQRGLKDELFLGVKDDPKPSQEVVKEMIQFSKDTLEKIDKARSEGLYHEVVKLCRKCLQKQETVFADTNIYLLRMLSTVSEVLSYLQAFEEASHYARRMVDGYMKLYHPNNAQLGMAIMRAGLTNWHAGNIEVGHSMICKAYAILLVTHGPSHPITKDLEAMRMQTEMELRMFHQNEFMYHKMREAALNNQPMQVMAEPSNEPAPALFHKKQ; this is encoded by the exons CCTTGTGAATGTTGTGTGCCATACCTGCTTCCAGAGGCAGGAGAAGCTCCATCGCTGCGGGCAGTGCAAATTTGCCCATTACTGTGACCGCACCTGCCAGAAGGATGCTTGGCTGAACCACAAGAACGAGTGTTCGGCCATCAAGAGATACGGGAAGGTGCCCAATGAGAACATCAG GCTGGCGGCGCGCGTCATGTGGCGCGTGGAGAGAGAGGGCAGCGGGCTCACGGAGGGCTGCCTGGTCTCCGTGGACGACCTGCAGAACCACGTGGAGCACTTCGGGGAGGAGGCACGGAAAGAGCTGCGCGGGGACGTGGACACTTTCCTGCTGTACTGGCCGCCCCAGAGCCAGCAGTTCAGCATGCAGTACATCTCGCGGATCTTCGGCGTG ATTAACTGCAATGGTTTCACGCTCAGTGACCAGAGAGGCCTGCAGGCAGTGGGTGTGGGCATCTTCCCCAACCTGGGCCTGGTGAACCATGACTGTTGGCCCAACTGCACGGTCATATTTAACAACGGCAA tcatgAGGCAGTGAAATCCATGTTTCACACCCAGATGAG AATTGAACTCCGGGCCCTGGGCAAGATCTCAGAAGGAGAGGAGCTGACCGTGTCCTATATCGACTTCCTTAACGTCAGCGAAGAACGCAAGAAGCAGCTGAAGAGGCAGTACTACTTTGACTGCACGTGTGAGCACTGCCAGAGAGGGCTGAAGGACGAGCTCTTCTTGGGTGTGAAAGACGACCCGAAG CCCTCCCAGGAGGTGGTGAAGGAGATGATACAGTTCTCCAAGGATACGCTGGAAAAAATTGACAAGGCTCGCTCTGAGGGTTTGTACCACGAG GTTGTGAAATTATGCCGGAAGTGCCTGCAGAAGCAAGAGACAGTGTTTGCTGACACCAACATCTACCTGCTGCGCATGCTGAGCACCGTTTCCGAGGTCCTCTCCTACCTGCAGGCCTTTGAGGAGGCCTCACACTACGCCAGGAGGATGGTGGATGGCTACAT GAAGCTGTATCACCCCAACAATGCCCAGCTGGGCATGGCCATCATGCGGGCAGGGCTGACCAACTGGCATGCCGGCAACATTGAGGTGGGGCACAGCATGATCTGCAAAGCCTACGCCATTCTCCTGGTGACACAcggaccctcccaccccatcaccAAGGACTTAGAG GCCATGCGGATGCAGACGGAGATGGAGCTGCGCATGTTCCACCAGAACGAGTTCATGTACCACAAGATGCGCGAGGCCGCCCTGAACAACCAGCCCATGCAGGTCATGGCTGAACCCAGCAATGAGCCGGCGCCGGCTCTGTTCCACAAGAAGCAATGA
- the SMYD1 gene encoding histone-lysine N-methyltransferase SMYD1 isoform X2 — protein sequence MTIGGMENVEVFTSEGKGRGLKATKEFWAADVIFAERAYSAVVFDSLVNVVCHTCFQRQEKLHRCGQCKFAHYCDRTCQKDAWLNHKNECSAIKRYGKVPNENIRLAARVMWRVEREGSGLTEGCLVSVDDLQNHVEHFGEEARKELRGDVDTFLLYWPPQSQQFSMQYISRIFGVINCNGFTLSDQRGLQAVGVGIFPNLGLVNHDCWPNCTVIFNNGKIELRALGKISEGEELTVSYIDFLNVSEERKKQLKRQYYFDCTCEHCQRGLKDELFLGVKDDPKPSQEVVKEMIQFSKDTLEKIDKARSEGLYHEVVKLCRKCLQKQETVFADTNIYLLRMLSTVSEVLSYLQAFEEASHYARRMVDGYMKLYHPNNAQLGMAIMRAGLTNWHAGNIEVGHSMICKAYAILLVTHGPSHPITKDLEAMRMQTEMELRMFHQNEFMYHKMREAALNNQPMQVMAEPSNEPAPALFHKKQ from the exons CCTTGTGAATGTTGTGTGCCATACCTGCTTCCAGAGGCAGGAGAAGCTCCATCGCTGCGGGCAGTGCAAATTTGCCCATTACTGTGACCGCACCTGCCAGAAGGATGCTTGGCTGAACCACAAGAACGAGTGTTCGGCCATCAAGAGATACGGGAAGGTGCCCAATGAGAACATCAG GCTGGCGGCGCGCGTCATGTGGCGCGTGGAGAGAGAGGGCAGCGGGCTCACGGAGGGCTGCCTGGTCTCCGTGGACGACCTGCAGAACCACGTGGAGCACTTCGGGGAGGAGGCACGGAAAGAGCTGCGCGGGGACGTGGACACTTTCCTGCTGTACTGGCCGCCCCAGAGCCAGCAGTTCAGCATGCAGTACATCTCGCGGATCTTCGGCGTG ATTAACTGCAATGGTTTCACGCTCAGTGACCAGAGAGGCCTGCAGGCAGTGGGTGTGGGCATCTTCCCCAACCTGGGCCTGGTGAACCATGACTGTTGGCCCAACTGCACGGTCATATTTAACAACGGCAA AATTGAACTCCGGGCCCTGGGCAAGATCTCAGAAGGAGAGGAGCTGACCGTGTCCTATATCGACTTCCTTAACGTCAGCGAAGAACGCAAGAAGCAGCTGAAGAGGCAGTACTACTTTGACTGCACGTGTGAGCACTGCCAGAGAGGGCTGAAGGACGAGCTCTTCTTGGGTGTGAAAGACGACCCGAAG CCCTCCCAGGAGGTGGTGAAGGAGATGATACAGTTCTCCAAGGATACGCTGGAAAAAATTGACAAGGCTCGCTCTGAGGGTTTGTACCACGAG GTTGTGAAATTATGCCGGAAGTGCCTGCAGAAGCAAGAGACAGTGTTTGCTGACACCAACATCTACCTGCTGCGCATGCTGAGCACCGTTTCCGAGGTCCTCTCCTACCTGCAGGCCTTTGAGGAGGCCTCACACTACGCCAGGAGGATGGTGGATGGCTACAT GAAGCTGTATCACCCCAACAATGCCCAGCTGGGCATGGCCATCATGCGGGCAGGGCTGACCAACTGGCATGCCGGCAACATTGAGGTGGGGCACAGCATGATCTGCAAAGCCTACGCCATTCTCCTGGTGACACAcggaccctcccaccccatcaccAAGGACTTAGAG GCCATGCGGATGCAGACGGAGATGGAGCTGCGCATGTTCCACCAGAACGAGTTCATGTACCACAAGATGCGCGAGGCCGCCCTGAACAACCAGCCCATGCAGGTCATGGCTGAACCCAGCAATGAGCCGGCGCCGGCTCTGTTCCACAAGAAGCAATGA